In Pochonia chlamydosporia 170 chromosome 3, whole genome shotgun sequence, the following are encoded in one genomic region:
- a CDS encoding restless-like transposase (similar to Beauveria bassiana ARSEF 2860 XP_008603545.1): MHRFSQVNRSNTGTMAANVALFARSADDDYLAVPEKPVEDADTTAESSQFSESSSPLARRKRVRTPTALNIWAESRQPNRHEPERNKHGQKIWYCKRCSYSQAAHNRVRGHLRDKHCVLIFEHQSAKKLGQGVAIDRLFRQQAARQNGQDVERERYLRASVDEVAYNQALVNLITAHSLPHSLVEWPEWYALLHTVNHMAPRVVTHSRGQVPKLLEASFATHRENLISRLIASPTQIHFSIDIWSSPNHHSFLAIVAHYIDLASRQLRKALLALRELEGSHTGEAIAETFLQVVDSYGVRAKMGYFTLLNAYNNDTMMHTVAETCGFNSTHRRLRCNGHIINLAVQAFLFGKNKEASDEALRQVSRLSRREQEGAVGRAETATAWRQYGALGMLHNLVVWIRSSTQRYQAFLQAAGPIALRKELNSFMDDRYSESDIRFDYLHPEHWQELQEIHDFLQPFYEITKDTQWDKTSLDEVICSMDFLVTHYKAAMEQFQHNTTMVDRIMTSWYKFDDYYTRTDDTPVYAAAILLHPSLREAHLKEAWKDQPQYIGPAIAAVRKLWDDFKPQQEPEIEEDLSAYEAYKKRIYQKSSCHDEFSRFIEGPTLPIGDSSALSWWLEPTQQTSYPSLYHLAINIFSIPAMSAEAERVFSGARRTVSWDRGRLSAQIVEYTECLKHWIKSGLLDQPYMIPEPMDAELDSRDIEMLSEGIEPRVVPLE, translated from the exons ATGCATCGCTTTTCGCAGGTTAACCGCAGCAATACTGGTACCATGGCGGCTAATGTAGCTCTATTTGCCCGTTCTGCCGATGACGACTATTTGGCGGTGCCAGAGAAGCCCGTCGAGGACGCCGACACCACCGCGGAGTCCTCTCAATTCTCAGAatcctcttctcccctaGCGCGTAGAAAACGTGTCCGCACCCCTACTGCGCTCAACATTTGGGCAGAGAGCCGTCAGCCAAATCGCCATGAGCCCGAACGCAACAAGCATGGCCAGAAGATATGGTATTGCAAGCGTTGCTCCTATTCCCAGGCTGCCCATAACAGAGTCCGTGGCCATCTGCGGGATAAGCACTGCGTACTGATTTTCGAGCACCAGTCAGCTAAGAAGCTTGGACAGGGAGTCGCAATTGACAGACTGTTTAGACAGCAAGCCGCGAGACAAAACGGACAGGATGTTGAGCGGGAGAGATACCTTCGTGCATCAGTCGATGAAGTCGCGTATAATCAAGCGCTGGTGAACCTTATCACGGCGCATAGTCTTCCCCATAGCCTGGTCGAGTGGCCCGAATGGTATGCTCTACTTCACACGGTGAACCACATGGCCCCAAGAGTTGTCACACACAGCCGTGGGCAAGTTCCAAAGCTGTTGGAGGCGAGCTTCGCCACACATCGCGAGAACTTGATATCAAGGCTCATAGCCTCGCCTACGCAAATACACTTCagcattgacatctggtcCTCCCCAAACCACCATAGCTTTCTTGCAATCGTGGCTCACTATATTGACCTAGCAAGCCGGCAACTACGAAAAGCCTTGCTTGCCCTGCGAGAGCTCGAAGGTTCTCACACCGGTGAAGCTATTGCAGAGACGTTCCTCCAGGTCGTCGATTCCTACGGTGTCCGCGCCAAGATGGGATACTTTACGCTTCTTAACGCTTACAACAATGACACAATGATGCACACTGTTGCCGAGACCTGTGGCTTCAATTCCACTCATCGAAGACTTCGCTGTAACGGCCATATCATAAATCTGGCCGTGCAGGCGTTTCTGTTCGGTAAGAACAAGGAGGCTTCTGATGAGGCATTGCGTCAAGTTTCACGGCTGTCCCGCAGGGAACAGGAGGGAGCTGTTGGAAGAGCGGAGACGGCAACTGCCTGGCGGCAATATGGGGCACTCGGTATGCTGCACAATCTTGTGGTGTGGATTCGCTCATCAACCCAGCGTTACCAAGCGTTCCTGCAGGCTGCTGGCC CCATCGCACTCCGCAAAGAGCTTAACAGCTTTATGGATGATCGTTATTCAGAGAGTGACATCAGATTTGATTACCTCCATCCAGAACACTGGCAGGAGCTCCAAGAGATCCACGATTTTCTACAACCTTTCTATGAGATTACTAAAGACACTCAATGGGACAAGACGTCTTTGGATGAGGTGATTTGCTCCATGGACTTTCTTGTTACGCATTACAAagcagccatggagcaaTTCCAGCACAACACTACCATGGTTGATCGCATTATGACCAGCTGGTACAAGTTCGACGATTACTATACGCGTACAGATGACACACCAGTCTACGCTGCGGCAATCTTGCTTCATCCTAGCCTCAGAGAAGCACATCTGAAGGAGGCATGGAAGGACCAACCTCAATACATTGGCCCAGCGATTGCGGCCGTGCGCAAGCTATGGGATGATTTCAAGCCGCAGCAAGAGCCAGAAATCGAGGAGGACCTTTCGGCTTACGAGGCATACAAGAAACGGATCTACCAAAAGTCAtcttgccatgatgaatTCAGCCGATTCATCGAGGGTCCAACGCTGCCAATTGGCGACTCTTCTGCCCTTTcttggtggcttgagccGACGCAGCAAACCTCCTACCCCTCTCTCTATCATCTTGCAATAAATATTTTCTCGATACCAGCGATGTCAGCGGAAGCCGAACGCGTGTTTAGTGGGGCCCGACGTACGGTTTCTTGGGATAGAGGTCGGCTCTCTGCACAGATAGTGGAGTATACGGAGTGCTTGAAACACTGGATTAAGAGCGGGCTCCTGGACCAGCCATATATGATTCCTGAACCAATGGACGCTGAGTTGGATTCTAGAGACATAGAAATGTTGTCTGAGGGTATTGAACCCCGTGTAGTCCCATTAGAATAA